The Streptomyces sp. 135 sequence CCGCCGTCACCTGCGTGTAGGCGCCGGACGGCTTGATGCGGACCACGGTCACGGCACCCGAGTTGGTCACCGAGCCCACGGTCTCCCCCGGAGTGCCGATCGCCAGGAGCGCGTCCGAGTTGTACGTCTGGTCGGCGGGCCGGAAGTTCGTCATGTCGATCGACGTGCCGAACTGGTCGTTCGGCTCGGCCACACCGTCCAGGCCCTCCTGCGTCACACCCTGGTCGAGACCGGCCAGTGCCGTGGGAGCGCCGCCGGTGAGGGTGTGCTTGAACACGGTCACGGCCCCGGCGAACGGAGTGTCGGCGCCGATGGTCTCGCCCGGCGAACCCACCGCGAAGTACCGGTTCGTGCCCGTCAGCGAGTAGCCGAAACGGTCATGGGCCTCGACGACCCCGGGAACGCCCGGGTCGTCCTCGTTGACGGTGGACTTGGCCGCACCCTGCATGTAATGAATGCAGCCCGCGTCCGCGAATTCCTTGCCACCACTGGTGATGTTCTCCCCGGGCGCCCCGATGGCGAGGTAGGGAGCGCTGTCCGAGGTGGTGCCCGACTGCAGGGCGAACCCGAAGCGGTCGTACTCCTCCGTCACGGTGCTCGGGTCGAACTGGGCCTGGGTGTAACTCTCGATCGAAGAACCGGCGCCGAAGCCGGCGGGGGTGCCGTGGATGACGTAGACGGCCCCGGCGTCGTGCAGATCGGCGCCGTCCTTCGTGACGTCCTCGTAGGGCGCGCCGACCACGAGATCCGTGCAGCCGTCGCCGTCGGCGTCGAAGGCCGCGCGTGCGGCCCCGAACTGGTCACCCCGCTCGGGCACGGCGTTCATCCCGCTGGTCGCCTGCGAGATCTCGAAGACGCCCTTGCCCGCACCGAGCACCACGCGCACCAGGCCGGCCCGCGCCACCTCCGTCACGGTCGCGTTCGGATCGGCGACAACCGTGTCCGTGACACCGTCCCCGTTGAAATCTGTCGCGGTTCCTCCGGCGCATGCGGCAGCCGCTGCGGCTTGCTGCCCTCGTGTGCCCACTCCCCCGGTCACAGCGAAGACTGTGACCGCAATCGCCATCAGCCCGACCCCGCTCATGCGTTTACGCATGAGTCATCCCCCACCCCTCCATATGCCGTTTTTAATCCGACCCGGTGCATGCTGGTTGAAACTTTCATTCCCCTACCACGCACCAGCCGGGCGGGCGCAAAGGTAATTGACCCGACACTCCCCATGTCAAGGCCATGCCCGTTTTATGGCAGAGAAATGATTCCAAGCACCCCAAGGGAGTAGCTTGATTCCTTTTCATTAGGTTTCCGGCAAAGTCGGACAAAAAGTCTCTGCATGCTTGACGACACGTCAGCCATGACTTCATAGTTTCTTCACCTCGAACACACTGGTGGTTCGAGATGTCGACACACCGCCTCAGAAGCGTCGTCTTCGAGGCGTCAGATTCGGCACATTCCACGCATCTCCAGTGGTGAGGCGCGAACGAGAGAGAAGATTCCGTGAAGCGCCTCCTGATGTGTCTCGTGACGTGTATGGCCTTGATCGTCGGCTTCCTGAGCTTGGAAACACGGGACAGCGCAGCCGCTGAGCGCAGTGAGACGACCTACTCGTACGGCTCGCACGACAGGCAGAAACTGGACGCTTTCTGGAATGCCTCGAACTCCAAGCGTCCCGGAATCGTCATCCTCCACGGCGGGTACTGGTACGAGGATTCCGGCTGGGCCACCTGGTCCCGCTACTTCGCCGACAAGGGCATGGCTGTTTTCTCGGTCGACTATCGGCTGAATTTCGATGCGCCTTGGCCCGCGCAGCGCAACGATGCCCTTTCGGCCATCACGCGGATCAAGGCGAATGCGGCGAAGTTCGACCTCGATCCGGAGCGCATCGTGGTTCTCGGCTCCTCCGTCGGCGGTCAGATAGCGACGTCGCTCGCCACCTATGGCTCAGGAGGCGACCGAATCAAAGGAGTTGTCGCGCTCTCCCCCGTCGCCTCGCCCTACCGTGCCTGGAACGACGGCAACCGCGACGACAGCACGGCCAAGGAGCGCAAGGTCCGCGACAACGCCACCGTCCTCGCCCGGTGCTTCCCCGACCCGGCCGACACGGATGCCTCGCTGCACGCGAGCTGCTGGGACACCTGGAAGGACATGGTCGTCAAGAACCGCGCCTCCGGTGCGGACGACGCTCCCATGTACCTCGTCCACTCCGAGGGGGACTTCGTACCCGTCCAGCACTCCCTCGACCTCGAGGCGGCCGAGGAAGTCGGCCACGACATGCCGGCTGACGGTGTCACCGTCGAGACGGTCACGGGCAGCGCCGCGCATGGCGGCGGGCTCCTGGACACCGCGGGCATGCCGGAGAAGATTCTCACGTGGATCAAGGCGCGCGCCTGATCCGCCGACATACGCAGCACCCGATGACCGACAGACGTTGCCGGGGCCCGCGCCCCCGGCCCGGGTCGGCCCTCCATGAGGAATCACCATGCCGTTACGCACCAAGAAGCTCACCGCCCGCCTGCTCCCCGCCCGTGTCCGCGCGGAACGGGCGCGGCAGAGCGAGGAACAGGCCAGGCAGAGCGAGGAACAGGCCCGGGAGGGCGAGGCCGCCCGGGCCGCGGCGGCGGAGCGAGGACGGCAGGAGAGGATCGCGGCCCGGCGGCTCGCTCTTCTCGCATCGGACCCCGAGATCCGCGAAGTCCGCTTCGAGGGCCACACGTATTACGGCCGCACCGTCGACCACTTCACGTCCGCCGGTGCCGCCGCCCGCAACCTCGGCTTGGTGGCCGACGCCCTGGAACGAGCGGATGTCGACTACTTCCTGGTCGCGGGCCGCTCGAACACCCGCCATGTCGTCGGCATCCGCCTCGCCGACCGCAAGAGGCTGCTCGACGAGCTGCGGGCGATGTACGGGGAGAGCGCGCTGTACGCCGTGAAACCCGGCACGGCCCCCATCCCCTCCGGCGCGGTGCTGTACGCGGACGGCTCGCTCCCCACCGCGCTGAAGCGCCAGGACGTCATCCGCTTCGGCGAGATCCTGCTCGACCCGTCCGGCCGGATACTCGCCGACCTGTCGTACGGCTGCGACGTCGAGTTCTGGCAGGACGGCGGCCGGCTCCTCGACGACGAGCGGGCGACCGCGCACATCGAGGCCCTGCGCACCCAGGCCCCGCCCGCCGTGCTCGCCGAGGCCCTTGTCGCCCCCCGCCCGAACGCCGTGACCGACACGCTCCCGATCCAGGCCCGGGTCCCGGCCCGCCACACCGTCGAGGGGCGCGACCACCCCACGTACGAGGCCTTCTCCCACCCCCGCGTCGACACCGTCGACTTCCCCGTCGACCTCGTCTACACCTGGGTGGACGGCGCGGACCCCGAGCTGCTGGCCCGCCGCGAGTCCTACCGCGATGACGCGCAGACGGCCCGCATCCACGCCCGCGAGACCGGCGCCTCCCGCTACACGAGCCGTGATGAGCTGAAGTACTCCTTGCGGTCGGTCGAGATGTACGCGCCGTTCGTACGGAACATCTACCTCGTGACCGACGGGCAGACCCCCACCTGGCTGAACACGGACGTCCCTGGCCTCCAGGTCGTGGACCACAAGGAGATCTTCACCGACCCGTCGGCGCTCCCCGTCTTCAACTCCCACGCCATCGAGACCCAGCTCCACCACATAGCGGGCCTGTCGGAGCACTACCTCTACCTCAACGACGACTTCTTCTTCGTCGGCCCGGTCACCGCCGGGCACTTCTTCCACGGCAACGGCATCGCCAAGCTCCCCTTCTCCTCCTTCCAACTCGGCCTGGGCACCCCGCACCCCGACGAGCCGGCACCCAACTCCGCCGGCAAGAACGTGCGCGGCCTCGTCCTCGACGCCCACCGCCGCCTGACGGTCAGCAAATTCAAGCACGCCCCGCAGCCGCAGCTCCGTTCAGTGATGACCGAGCTGGAGGAGTCGTGCGCGGAGGCGGTGACGCGCACGAGCCGCAGCCGTTTCCGCTCCGTCGAGGACATCGCGATGACCACCGCGCTGCACCACCACCACGCGTATCTCACCGGCCGCGCCGTACCCGGCAAGTACAGGCAGCGCTACATCGACATCGGAAAGACGGACGTACGGGAGGCACTCGCGGAGTTCACCCCCGGCCACAAGTACGACTTCCTCTGCCTCAACGACGTCAACACCCCGGCGGCGGACCAGGAACGGGTCACGGCCGAGGTGCGCGGGTTCCTCGACACGTGCTTTCCCTTCGCCGGGCGGTGGGAGCGGGCGGAGGGGTAGGCGGTAAGCCGTCGGTACTCTTGCCCCGGGCCGTCGCCCTCGCCCCGCCCCACGTCAGAGTGACGGGTGATTGATCACGGCCACGAGAGGTCGAGCGGCAGATCTCGGTGGAAGACGGCCATGGCCCGTCCGAGGCCGTCGTAGTCGTCGACGATCTTCATGTCGAAGCCGAGGCCGCGATGGAAGGCGATCGAGCCGGTGTTCCCGATCGACGTGATCGCCTTCAACCGCCGTGCGCCATGGCGTTCTGCGGCCTCAGTGAACGCCCCATACAGACGCCGCCCGAGCCCGGTGCCGCGGGCATCGTCGCGCGTAGCGATCAGATGCACGTACCCGGTGCCGTCGGGAGTGACGAACCCGAAGATGTATCCCCGGACACCGTCCGGGGCTCGGGCGACCAGGCAGGTCGAGCCGAACTCCTGCACCAGCGCCAGGAGGTGCAGCGACCGGAGGTCGCGTTCACCCCAGTAACGGGAATGATCAGTCAGGACCTGGTGAAAGTCGGCCAGCCCGGCCGGTTCGATGCGTATCCCCATGATGACGATCATGGCAGGCGCCTCGGCCAGGGTGCGCGGCACAGAACCCGGCGTACAGCCCGACTCGTCCGCCGGCCTTCGTTCCAGTGCCTGCGACCGAGCAGATCACGCCACTCGCTGTTAACGCGTTGCGCCTGCAACTCCTGAGGCGAGAGTATGTTCGATACACTACGCGGCGTGAGTGGGGCGTGTGCGCGCTGCGACGACCGAACAGGCCGGGCGCCCAACCAGTTGAGGGGTTACGGGGTGGGTTCATGAAGTTCGACATGGGGGATACGACCCTCGCGGTGCTGGGGAAGAGCACGGTGGGGTCCAGCGACGATCTCGGCACGCTGATCCATCTGCTGGTCCAGGCGGCCGAGCCCCTGGAAGGCAAGTTCAACGGCGCCGGCAAGGCGACCTTCGACTCGTTCAAGCTGCGCGCGGACGACATCACCGCGGATCTGAACGGGGCGCTGTCCTCGATCCTGGGCGGCCAGGCGGGCATGGACGAGGCATTCGGTACAGGTGACGACGAGCAGGCCGACAACGCGCACCAGAACATGGGTGCCGCCAACTTCGAGGCTGCACGCTTCTCCGGCTGAGCCGCATCCGACCGACCGTTCACGCACGCTTCTCAGCCACAAGGGGCTGTTTCGTCATGGCAAATCAGAATCGTCGTTCCTACGACACCGGCGCCTCGTCCGACGTACAGGGCGGACTCCAGATCATCATCGGGCAGCTCGAACGCGTCCTCGGCGACCGCGACCGCGCCGTGAAGGCCGCGATGGCCGACTATCAGGCCGATGGCGTCTCGGACGAGTACCACGGCAAGGAAGTCCGCTGGAACAAGGCGGCGAACGAGGTGCGCGACATCATCCGCCTGGTGCGCGACACCTTGGAGAAGAACGACGGCACCGCCCAGACGACGCTCGCCAGGGCGCGGGCCGCGGTCGACAACATCGGCTGACCGGCCCGCGGAACGGCAGGGCAACAGAGGCGGCTTTACGGGGACTTGTAGGGGGATTTGGCATGCCTGGGTGGGACATCTCACCGTCCGGTGTGGACTCGGTGACCTCGCTGGTGCGGCTGGCGATGGACGACATGGCCAAGGACGTCAAGGCTTACGTGACCGACGTGGAGAGCGCGGCGGCATCGGCCGGCACGCTCGGCACGTCCTACTGCGGAGCCGCGCCCGTCGGTCCGATCGGCGACGCGCTGACACGGTTCATGGTGGGGACGGAGAGTGATGTGCGCTTCCTCGGGAAGCGGGCCGCCAAGTCGGTGAACGGCGCGATCGAGGCGACCAACCACTATGTGGCCGGGGACCTGGAGCAGGCCGCGAACGCACAGGAACAGGCGGCACAGGCACCCGACGTGACGGTGTTCCTGCCGACGGCTCGGCAGAGGGGTGCCGGCCCGTGGACATGATCAAGCCTGCGGGCATACCCCGGTTCATCGGTGACTGGGAGCAGTTGGCGAAGGACGTCTCCGGGCTGCGCAGCGACGCCATCGGTATCCGCAACGGCGGGGCCGATGTCCATTCCCGCTTCCAGATGCTGGGGGCGTACTACACCGCGCCCGAGGCCGACGACCTGTTCGCCACCACACAGCCGGTGATGGACGAGGCGGACACCTTCGCCGCGCATCTGGAGACGGTGGCCGACGCGCTGGACACCTTCGCCGCCGAGGCCCGTCCGCTCGCCGAGAAGCTGACGTCGTTGCGCGAGGACGCCTTCAAGTTCGTCGAAAGCGTCGAGGGTGACGACGACTGGACGGACGACGGAGACAAGGTCGAGCGCAACAACGAGTTGTGGGCGGACGTGATCGCGGCCAAGAGTGCCTTCGAGGCCGCCGAGCGCCGGGCGGCCGGCAAGATCTCGGCGATCGTGGGCGGCCCCAAGTACATCGAGGACGACGGAAGCCACAGGGCGA is a genomic window containing:
- a CDS encoding VCBS repeat-containing protein, whose product is MRKRMSGVGLMAIAVTVFAVTGGVGTRGQQAAAAAACAGGTATDFNGDGVTDTVVADPNATVTEVARAGLVRVVLGAGKGVFEISQATSGMNAVPERGDQFGAARAAFDADGDGCTDLVVGAPYEDVTKDGADLHDAGAVYVIHGTPAGFGAGSSIESYTQAQFDPSTVTEEYDRFGFALQSGTTSDSAPYLAIGAPGENITSGGKEFADAGCIHYMQGAAKSTVNEDDPGVPGVVEAHDRFGYSLTGTNRYFAVGSPGETIGADTPFAGAVTVFKHTLTGGAPTALAGLDQGVTQEGLDGVAEPNDQFGTSIDMTNFRPADQTYNSDALLAIGTPGETVGSVTNSGAVTVVRIKPSGAYTQVTAVDASSDGVEGFPTEGDFFGQRVALTNTDTSVVSSDATIRLAVGVPGRDVKDAKDAGAVHILRPLDTSIGANDKVITRAPSGSVLPGTATSRDYTGISLTAGNDNLYVGVPYSKNSDTSKGVLYVIPWTDVTGSTTTGTTTLKPGAGGIPDAGMSFGVVG
- a CDS encoding alpha/beta hydrolase, coding for MALIVGFLSLETRDSAAAERSETTYSYGSHDRQKLDAFWNASNSKRPGIVILHGGYWYEDSGWATWSRYFADKGMAVFSVDYRLNFDAPWPAQRNDALSAITRIKANAAKFDLDPERIVVLGSSVGGQIATSLATYGSGGDRIKGVVALSPVASPYRAWNDGNRDDSTAKERKVRDNATVLARCFPDPADTDASLHASCWDTWKDMVVKNRASGADDAPMYLVHSEGDFVPVQHSLDLEAAEEVGHDMPADGVTVETVTGSAAHGGGLLDTAGMPEKILTWIKARA
- a CDS encoding stealth family protein; protein product: MPLRTKKLTARLLPARVRAERARQSEEQARQSEEQAREGEAARAAAAERGRQERIAARRLALLASDPEIREVRFEGHTYYGRTVDHFTSAGAAARNLGLVADALERADVDYFLVAGRSNTRHVVGIRLADRKRLLDELRAMYGESALYAVKPGTAPIPSGAVLYADGSLPTALKRQDVIRFGEILLDPSGRILADLSYGCDVEFWQDGGRLLDDERATAHIEALRTQAPPAVLAEALVAPRPNAVTDTLPIQARVPARHTVEGRDHPTYEAFSHPRVDTVDFPVDLVYTWVDGADPELLARRESYRDDAQTARIHARETGASRYTSRDELKYSLRSVEMYAPFVRNIYLVTDGQTPTWLNTDVPGLQVVDHKEIFTDPSALPVFNSHAIETQLHHIAGLSEHYLYLNDDFFFVGPVTAGHFFHGNGIAKLPFSSFQLGLGTPHPDEPAPNSAGKNVRGLVLDAHRRLTVSKFKHAPQPQLRSVMTELEESCAEAVTRTSRSRFRSVEDIAMTTALHHHHAYLTGRAVPGKYRQRYIDIGKTDVREALAEFTPGHKYDFLCLNDVNTPAADQERVTAEVRGFLDTCFPFAGRWERAEG
- a CDS encoding GNAT family N-acetyltransferase → MIVIMGIRIEPAGLADFHQVLTDHSRYWGERDLRSLHLLALVQEFGSTCLVARAPDGVRGYIFGFVTPDGTGYVHLIATRDDARGTGLGRRLYGAFTEAAERHGARRLKAITSIGNTGSIAFHRGLGFDMKIVDDYDGLGRAMAVFHRDLPLDLSWP
- a CDS encoding pore-forming ESAT-6 family protein, with protein sequence MANQNRRSYDTGASSDVQGGLQIIIGQLERVLGDRDRAVKAAMADYQADGVSDEYHGKEVRWNKAANEVRDIIRLVRDTLEKNDGTAQTTLARARAAVDNIG
- a CDS encoding DUF6507 family protein, coding for MPGWDISPSGVDSVTSLVRLAMDDMAKDVKAYVTDVESAAASAGTLGTSYCGAAPVGPIGDALTRFMVGTESDVRFLGKRAAKSVNGAIEATNHYVAGDLEQAANAQEQAAQAPDVTVFLPTARQRGAGPWT